TTGTTATGTGTAAATCTTTAGTTTTAtcatgtatttttatgtaaatcttaatttaattaatcgattttatcatgtattttaatttatttttatttcattttgatttgattttgtaatTTGGTGACACATATAATTGTAATTTGTACTtttaaacacacacaaaaaaaaaaataaaaagcttaAACGAAAAAGGATAAGTCCCTTGCAAAATTGACATTGTCTTCAACACCATGGATGTTTTATTTTTCCGTTGTGATAGGGATGCTAAAAAAGGAAATTACATAGTGCTGAGTCTCATAGTCAAAGCACCCAAGGCATCTTCCACAAAAAGCTTCTCCATATACCAGATGGAGGTTGATGAATAAGATACAAATCCAAATCCTACTTATTATGATTTAATGAAATGTTGTTATTTTATTGGACTCGATGTTTCTTCCAATAATCTTTAAGTACTTgataaacaaaattttgattgaaaaCAATATTAATTTATTGAAGGATTCGTCAATTTTAGACAATTAAtacttcaaaatatttttattttatatttaatattaacaaaaaaattatttaatttaaaacatcgGGGTTTGATTACATATATAACTTTAAAagaaccaaattttaaaaatttcttttatatttgcttttttttaaaaaaaaaagcaatgaacaataaactaaaataaaagaataaattgaGACATGCATGTTAGTTTGAAAGTGGATCGATTTAATATAATAGCGTTACCCAAAAGGGCAAAATCCCAAAGAAAAGGGCAGTAAAGTAAGTTCACACTAGATTTTCCTTTATCCTAAttaaagtttatttaaattatttaaaatttccattattaaaaaaaataaaaacgtcGTCAAAATGCACTAATTTAGCAGTCCGCCAGCCCCCTTCAAACGCAAATAAACCCTCAATCTCTCTCTTGAAAACCACAACTCCCCACAcctctctctcttttctctctaCACTCACACATTTTCCTCACTATACTCTCCCTTTAACGCCACCTTCCCCTTccaaataaagaaaaagtattACCCCCCCCCCCAAATCAAAGCCATGGAGGCGCCTGAATTCGTTCCAGGAACCACCTGTTGTTCCCAATTCACGCCTGACAAACCTGACCATTTCATTGTCGAGGACTTGCTCGATTTTTCCAACGACGATGCCATTTTAACCGACCAAACCTTCGACTCCTTCTCCGCTGCTGCCCACTCCACCGATTCTTCCTCCATTACTCCCTTCGACACCTGCAATTCCTCCTCCTTCTCTGCTTCCCAACCCAATTTAGTAACCGGTATTGCTTCCCGTGCTTTTAACGATGGTCACTCCTCCGCTGACCTTTATGTACCGGTAATCCCCCCTACATGCAATCATATATAGAAAATATGgctgtttttttatttatttataaataaactggaatatatatttgaatgtcaGTTCATTATTTTTACTGCTTCCGCAagccaattaaataaattttacaactACGTTTCTTCGGAATTTTGGTTTGAATTTCAAAAAGTATAGTGAGTCATAAGCAAAGATTTCACGTATTTTCTACTTTTTGATTATTTTCCCGGCAACCAAACAAAGATAAAGATTAAGAGCCATGTGCATGGCAACTGCAAATTGGTTAAAGCTGTGTGAATAGCtttattgaagtaaaaaaaagaaaagaaaattggctgataatcatatgtatatttttttacaGTGTGATGATTTAGCGGAGCTAGAATGGCTGTCAAATTTCGTGGACGAATCATTTTCAAGTGATGACCTGCAAAAGCACCAGCTGATATCCGGAATAAAAATCCGACCCGATGAATCATCAGAGACCGGAGGGTTTCAATCCGTTCTGCCCAGCCAAATTAACGACGCCATTGATAATGGTGACAACAACCACAGTAACAATACCAACAACCCAATTTTCCATCCAGACATGTCGGTGCCCGCCAAGGCCAGAAGCAAACGGTCTCGTGCTGCGCCATGCAATTGGGCCTCCCGCCTCCTTGTTCTCAGCCCGACAACTTCATCTTCAGAGCCTGACATCGTCGTACCGGTGCAACCACCTCCACCGAACCACCCTGGTAAAAAGCCCGTCAAAACGATATCGTCGAAGAAAAAAGAGGGTGGCGTTGCAAATTCGGATGGGCGGAAGTGTCTTCATTGTGCTACGGATAAGACGCCGCAGTGGAGGACTGGTCCCATGGGTCCCAAAACATTATGCAATGCATGTGGCGTGAGGTATAAATCGGGTCGGCTTGTGCCCGAATACCGACCCGCTGCTAGCCCCACATTCGTGCTTACAAAGCATTCAAATTCCCACCGCAAGGTGCTGGAGCTTAGGCGACAGAAGGAAATGTTAAGGGCTCAACAGCACCATCAGCAACCATTCATGCAGCACCATCATCAGAACATGGTTTTCGATGTATCTAACGGTGATGATTACTTGATCCACCAACACGTGGGCCCTGATTTCAGGCAGCTGATTCTAGAGTAGAGTACCTTAACTAAGGTCGAgagttctttaatttttttcccccCAGAATTAATTTAGTTATTGAATTCATTAGTGAATTCCAgttttttgtttttgataattttcgtAGActaattttctcttgagtttggGCTTTTTTCCTGCCAAATTTGGCAAACTCATAAACCCCACTTTTCTTACCTGAGgcaatttagtaattttaattttaatttttcggtgTTGATTCTTTATTTTGACTTCTAAGCTCcagtctctctctctctatatatatttcacaaaatAAGCAATTGCTTGATATTAGATTAAATTAgtagttaaaatataattaatcaaCATTACGGGCTCATTAGATTATTTATATCGAAATATCTAAGCTAATGCATTAAAGCTTCCCCAAGGTAGTTAGAATTTTGTAATGTTTATAGCATAAGTTCCCATCCATATCATTTATACAATTGCTTTGCAACCAGCAGAAGATATAAAGTCAAGAATCATTGTATTTATTTAGGGTTGCATGAAAATGTACAAGTCACATGGAGTTTTGGTTTTGTCAATAGACTGAAGACACACGAAACATAATTTAAGGTCCATCCCCACCGACAGAAGGTGAATATTGCAAAACCGTTTTCAAGGTCCCTACTTTCATAGGGTAAGGCTGTTAGCTAGAATTAATGGCATATAAGGTCAAAAAAAAATTGGCcaaacttgatttttttaaagaTGAATACTGTGCAAGCACAAGCAATACCAACCCTAATGCACCAACAGTCGTCTCTCCTATCCTTATTTTGTTGTTGAAGACTAGAACGTAGTACTATATATGATGCTTGATGATCAACATAAATTTCAGTGAGAAGAAATGGGATGACGAAGTAGCTTTTAAGTTTTTACATGTATACAGAGAATGTTTATGAAATCAATGCCTATCCCGTAACAGTTAACATCGTTTTCTGCGAATACCATTTGCACAAGTTTCCCTACCCTTGGGAAAAAAAAGGTTGGTTCTCACACAAACATGAACATGGAAATTCAGGTCTAGCTAGATGAAAAAATATACAGGAAAATTgggttttcaagatttttcaaaaaaagaattTATTCTATGTGTATATAGTAAACCATGCAGCATGTGATGTGTGTAAGGATTGGAATCCGGAGAGGTTTTAATGGGGAAAATATGCTATACGATCAGTTATCAACTACAaatgctttttcttttccctttatttatttatgtgtagGCATTGTTGGTTGACGATACCTCTGTCTATGCACGATCCTAGGCAATGGTAATCCCATAGGCCtgcaaaatcatttttaattaagtaaaataatattCTTAACACTTTAACCACTTCTTCATTGCCTTTGTCTTGTTTGTTAAAACAAAGGAAATAACAGTACAGAGGTTAATGCTGTAGTATATATATAGGTCAGTTGTTAATATATGTACagacactaattaatttaatatggaAACAGAAACGAAGCGAAGTTTGCGGTAGTCACATGCATGCCTCCCCTCTTCCATCCCGCATGCATATGAGTCAGTCTTCAATACCCCATCACTTACTCATCTTTTTTGTTGCCATTCCAATAACCATAATATGGATTTTAgttttaatatatttcttttatgtttttaaactttattaGGCGATTACATGCTATCTTTGAATGCTCCTATTTGAGAAAAGGAAACCAAGTgttctttttattaaataattattagaaatatccAGATATGGGAATAAATAATGATGTTATAAATATATTGGAGAAAGTAATGAAAATATGGGCACCCATGCAGCAAGAGTCACATATTTGCTTGCATGATGCTTCTATTGTAAAAGAAGCTGTCCCTTTCAATGACTCCGCACCTGCACAATTTGCAGGTTTCTGCTCTCTTTTCTTTAATGGATAGAGAGATACACTACTTTTATCTTTTGCCCTTttaatcatcttcttcatttccaCTTTTTACTAAATGACATGGAACAACATAAATCATGTTTTTGGGGTAACGAAGGCAAGTATTTCGGGTTTTGGATTTGTAATTTTTTCGGGTGTTCATAACCTAATGTTGAGGGTTTCGACCTTGGTTGAGCAACGAGGCAATGAATATGATCAGGGCCACATAGCAAGAGAGTAAAGAAGGTAAACTTCAGAGTTTTGGATAGAATTACATGGCGTGCAAAAACGATATgaatatgtcaaaatttttgtgaATACAAAATAAGGGCGAGTAGAGGAGACATGTTCAGATTTCAGGAGCTAAGAAAAAAGGGATAACCAGACAGGGACGGTTCGACCACGCAAATTGCAAACATTATCCAATTTGCTCCTTGCGATGGCTATGTTTAATGATGCATGGAAGCACATGCTTGTTTTTACGAATACGTCAACATGCTAAAATTGAAAAAGATATACAATGGCAAGCAATATTCTTGGGGGTGATGGAATGGTAAAAAGGTCCCACAAGCAATGCAAATGTCGCGCTAATGGGTTTAGACATGGGCACCATAGCCAGGGCAAACTTTGGAAGACACATGGGGACACCCTCATCTCTTTCACCTTCCTTACTACTAATTGATGCTTAGGAAGCTAATATAGTCATAACATCACTTTACAAGGTACCTCTGCCGAAACCCACACCTAAACTAAACAGAACCGTCTTCGAAAAAGGCAAAGAAGGGGACACATCAGAGGTACACTGGACACATGATGCCAAGGATTAAAAATGGATTTGAAGGTATACTTGACAATTTTGAACATGATACAAACAAAATAGGGGGGAAAATAATCAAAACATGACATGAGAACATAACACGGAACATACAATTAGGGCTAGAGAAAATAACACAAACATGACATGAATAAATGAATTCCGAGTCTATTTGAAGGCCAACCAGGAAGCCTTTACTGGTAGAATAGGATGACAATGGAGAATGGGATCATGCATCAATTCATTGCTTTCACTTTTCATTACTgcaatatgaaattattttaaacaaaaagacATTTGAGCTATGACAGAATTCGAGTAACTGGCAAAGCAATTCTATAATTTAAAGTAAACTAGTTCAATCAATTTCCATAACTGAAATCTAAAGAGAGAATTTCCGAAATTGTCTAAAGTGAACACAATTCTTGCAGTGTAAGTTATGTCCATCAACCAAGACttgaaatttcaattcaattaataaCAAAAAGGACACACTTATGAAATAGAACAAATCTTCAAATGGACAACACAAGATGGAAAGCAATGACTATGATCCATCATGCTCTAATTCCTTCCACTTTTGCTATGTTATCGAGGCACACTGAGACCTAGTTctgtacaaaattataaaaataagaagCATTAGCGAGCAGTCTATAGAAAAGAAACTAAATGATGAGGTTTTAAATGGTGAATAAAGGTACCTCAAATGTATAAATCAATGGGGTCCAGAAACATATTTACTTGTGATACATGAAAAAAGACCTTGTTGGCTATGGAACTTATATGTTACTTGAGAACAAGTTAATGAAACATCTACAATAGATACGAGATAACTTGCAAAAAGGACAGTCAAAAGTGGCACCTTACATTATATCTATTCGGAAATTTCTAAAGAATTGGTCATTTAGCATGCATGGACAAAGCTATCCCAAATTTCAATCTGATatttgaacaaaagaaaaaagcaCCATCTCTGCATTTCAAAATACAGACAACCAAAGTGCAGAAAACAAAACAAGTTTGAACAATTCTTATGGCTCTACATTAATACCACAACTACAACGTAcattgaatcatttatttcaacagGAAAAAAGCAACGTTTGGACTCCAAAGCTCCATCAATATCAATGGACAATGAGGACAGAAAAGGGCCTTCAGTTGTAAAACATTCTTAATTGACTGAGACAAATCAAACAACCTTATAGATCacattgaaaagaaaagaacaacCAAGTAATAAAGAATGAAACAAAATATAGAGCTATGGACTTGAACATATCGGTCATCTGTATTATATAGAGAGCCTATTAGAGTACGATATGCATAAAGTAAATTGTCAACATAAGGTAGAGTCTACATTTCCAATCATATTAGAGTATAAACAAAATCTTCAACTTTGACCAACAAAGCAAGATTACTATCAATAATTTTCAGTGCACTGCTTAAAGAGTTATACACAACCTTATCAAACCATGTGAAAGCTCCCCAACTCAGGTTGTGTCTTTCTTTGTATCTACCCCTGTTCCAATACACCCAACTTATCAAATCATCATACATGTACATTTATTCTCACTCACTTGTTATTACAATTTAATCTCCCTTAAGTTGCcaagctcttttttttttggctaaTCTCTATTAGATTAACCATTATAGATATAAattgatttttcatttttcaataacAAGTCTAATTGGGTGACATCTGACCAGATGCACATTTAATGAACTTAAGCAGTTGAAACCAAGCACAAACTTCTCATGCTTTGCCTTTCCTACTTGCTTAATTCTTATCTAACTGAACCCAAGTCACCTTTCTGTCTTCACTTTCTCTTGGTTTAGACTATCAACAAAACATTAACAAAGGGAAAACTTATACATTaagaactattaaaaaaaaaaggcaacCAACAAAGAATAGTTAGATGGTCTTAAAATTGATAGCTTTCAATGAGGATTCATTGAACATGAACATCATGGTCACGAGATGTCACAACCTAAACAAATAACATTGATTTActatattatttaagtaaaaaaaaaaagttgcttACGgaaacaaaattacaaacattttggagattatCAAACTCCTGGATTTGCACTGCAAAGCATACCCTGAGACAACGACCTAGAACTCCTTGAATCGATGCCTAGACACGACGTTAACCGAGCTGAAGACACGGCTGAGTGGAGAGGCAGCAGAGATTGAAGACAACCCAATTGAGAAACAGACCTGAAAAATTAAAGCTAGACAATTTAGAAGCAAAATTTCGGTAATTTAAGGGAAACCCAAATCAGAGAAAGGGATAAATTAAAGCGTCGTTAATAAAATTGGAGAATTGGAAAAGAGGGGCCTATAATTAATGATAAGGTTTTCAAAGGGCTTACCTTGAAAATGTCGGAGAAGTGCAAGGAGGAAGGAGAGAAGAGGCGGGTTTTGGTTTAAGGGTTGGTTTGTTAATGGCGGATTTGAGGGTAGAGAATGTTGGTTTTGAGAGAGATCTAAATCGAGACGCCATTTTCTGAGAAAAATAGTGAAATATTAGGGTTAGGAGGAACTTTAGGGTTTTTGTGGGGTTTTAGCATTATAGGTTTCGTTGGGGCGGGGAAAATTACGAAAAGGTGAAAtaaaagatattaattaccaGAAGTCACTTTCTCTCTAAACTATTAACTAAacaacaatttaataaaatttagcattttTAGCAAATGGAACCTTTGGGTCTGAGAAAATTCCAGACCTGTAGTTATTATGCTATTTATTCTCtctttttatttccaaaatttgagaaatatatgGACTAATTTCTCCCTCTTTTACAACCCTTTATGTTCCTTTTCTTTGTCAGTATAGTCAATACTcattcaattattcaaatttatgATATTCTTTGGGGAATAGATGCCAAGTTTAGAGGTGTTTGGAGGACTACAGTGAACAGTCTATAGATGCATTCATAATCCCCTTTATTTTTAGATGGTAACAAAGGCAAAAGACTGCTAAGCCAATGATAAATAGCATTATTTCCTTCTGAATTTCTGTTGAATAGCACTAGATCATAACTTAATCAAGGAAAAACGCAACCCATCAATGGTTAGAGTACATAATAGTCAGATAAGAAATGAACATTATGGTTCCTCAATCTGTTGTAGCAACAAATTCCAATTGGTATTTCATTTCTCCGTCCTACAATGAATGGTTAGAGATAATCCTCATCTACCAACGGCTCCAATTTGTTCTATTCCTTGTTCTAACTGGTTCCACAAGCCAACCAAAAGGTTGCTCCTCCTCCGAAACATCATTGTTGTGAAGCGATTAGACTTGTTACTGTTGACTGTGGAGGCACCATAAGaagggttttgttttttttcttttgcttcaaCAACATTAGAGCAAGTTCAACTTCCCTGTCACTGAATCAACTACCACCTTTGGTCCTGTACAATCACAAAAACAGATgtataataaataaagaaaataaaacttttcTTCTTTTAGTTGTTGTTTACATTAATTCTACTTGTTATCACTCATTTCTTTGTTTGGTGAAAGTGAATTTCAACATCGATAAATGAGGAAGTGTATGCAATTATATCTCATACCATCTTCAGCTACCAAGCAATGGACTCATCATGGCATATAACATATACTATAACAGATAAGCAACTACAACAGTTCTAgaaggaaaaagaataaaaaagaaccaAACCAGGTCCAATGGCAAGAACTGTCTTTGATCCTGCTGAAACCTGTTCAAGAAAGCAGTCATGAGATCTTGGCCAcaaatttttctttcaaataataAGCACTATGAATTTGGTACTCAA
The sequence above is drawn from the Gossypium hirsutum isolate 1008001.06 chromosome A05, Gossypium_hirsutum_v2.1, whole genome shotgun sequence genome and encodes:
- the LOC107906963 gene encoding GATA transcription factor 12, producing MEAPEFVPGTTCCSQFTPDKPDHFIVEDLLDFSNDDAILTDQTFDSFSAAAHSTDSSSITPFDTCNSSSFSASQPNLVTGIASRAFNDGHSSADLYVPCDDLAELEWLSNFVDESFSSDDLQKHQLISGIKIRPDESSETGGFQSVLPSQINDAIDNGDNNHSNNTNNPIFHPDMSVPAKARSKRSRAAPCNWASRLLVLSPTTSSSEPDIVVPVQPPPPNHPGKKPVKTISSKKKEGGVANSDGRKCLHCATDKTPQWRTGPMGPKTLCNACGVRYKSGRLVPEYRPAASPTFVLTKHSNSHRKVLELRRQKEMLRAQQHHQQPFMQHHHQNMVFDVSNGDDYLIHQHVGPDFRQLILE
- the LOC121202894 gene encoding protein NONRESPONDING TO OXYLIPINS 2, mitochondrial isoform X1, which encodes MASRFRSLSKPTFSTLKSAINKPTLKPKPASSLLPPCTSPTFSRSVSQLGCLQSLLPLHSAVSSARLTSCLGIDSRSSRSLSQGMLCSANPGV
- the LOC121202894 gene encoding protein NONRESPONDING TO OXYLIPINS 2, mitochondrial isoform X2, whose product is MASRFRSLSKPTFSTLKSAINKPTLKPKPASSLLPPCTSPTFSRSVSQLGCLQSLLPLHSAVSSARLTSCLGIDSRSSRSLSQELGLSVPR